From one Pieris brassicae chromosome 5, ilPieBrab1.1, whole genome shotgun sequence genomic stretch:
- the LOC123709686 gene encoding uncharacterized protein LOC123709686, producing MDKLYQDQLRVWGDIQKLTNNYKKDGADRKRNPDYFQSRLLHLEELWNKFQCNHDRMLIEYSQDHKYFQEMEYEQSQGSYHSIKETLSQAYQDILLRMEKPKASTSVSEFEEQGTSERQESAQQQQGFGINTIKQKGYSQRIKDLLCKQEAFFRSSDHRSIECDIDAITEKWELVAELEEMRSRWDAIYNNHIEIDAELAGTFPEYQEKYYEQGAIYRRKRKEINNKLHSITPNEKLTPRIEIPIFNGSFEKWVSFRDLFEQVIHKNSTLSNAEKMQYLKSKLREEPERLINQLQVSNENYDACWKIITNRYDNKKHILTSYLNSFMQLPKIEKDNLGQIKRLHDVTLECLNGLKNLGICVEHWDTIIVHILSQKLDYDTYQAYIASLKHPKELPVLKDLIDFLEKTFTALETTSNKPQQSLVTKHQYRSNNKPINNKFVSSQVSNRGHDNIVKNTYCKICKTANHVTFNCKSFIAMNHRERLDTVLALQICTNCLCDHEVKDCVSQIRCRVCYQKHNTRLHNALNSSNSPNRPSTNRLQYQNSNYTREHSKRVHTASKDFSEVLLATAKIKVLGVNGKPYLMRALIDQGSQISIISEKAAQLLKLKREGCNGVISGVGENTQRIKGQVTLTCTSIHTNYTLKTRVFIMNNLVHKLPNNSFNMPSWPYIKDIELADPEFNRSSQVDILFGADVYAQIMMSGILRGENLSQPIAQQTRFGWILCGKLKSYQCNIILNNTEDLQKFWEIEDIEESPSVVSSEDQYCLELYKKTTLRQANGKYKVRLPLKDNFKESLGLSKPMAVAQFHSLERKLAKQPKTARQYKDFINEYKDLGHMSFIENKGPEIGYYLPHHCVTREHSETTKLRVVFNGSAKTSTGLSLNDVMYTGPNLQQDLQSLILKWRRFRYVYTADVEKMFRNIDIFECDRKMQRIIWRNSQGRPLQEYELTTVTYGTKAAPFLAMMTLKQLAMDERPRFPRAAEITEQAFYTDDLIYGAHSIEEGCSMVTELQDLLQSGGFTLRKWASNEPRILKEISEKINRDQNQQIFTFKGDLISKTLGVYWNPKEDCFMFQSSFDFSNKTTKRALLSDISKLFDPLGWLAPAITAMKIIFQEVWKQNIKWDDQIPTSILKKWKQFKEEIELSISKIRIPRWLQTSPDSTLELHGFCDASNKAYAAVIYCRINNKVSLVAAKTKLVPVKGKISIPRGELCGAVLLTKLFNKVKACLGYNKIKCYGWTDSMVTLGWIQGQPEKWKPFVSNRVKQIVQDMPSNTWRYVKSEENPADCASRGISVKQLEMHSLWWNGPSWLPLYRNDKETQSYFTKEEEKNQYLVNIVQGTDNTVKGIIQNCSSFSRAIRIVAWILRLLPRNKDKRERYLTLAEVKEAKRKIIRNVQEDDFFYEIEKLRRKESINKSTLIALNPYLGQDGLLRVGGRLRNAFISKDMQHPIIISHTGRLTDLIIDQAHKLTFHGGPRLTLSLIRQKYWILGGNRAVKRQLRLCVTCVKNNPRMQYQIMGDLPEARCNPARPFKHTGVDFTGYILIKSSKGRGIKCTKGYIAVFICMATKAVHLEVVSDLTTSAFLAALKRMAARRGTPEHIYSDNGTNFIGANRVLDSGYDELKRVFAEEQFATTITDMEINWHFNAPAWPSAGGLWEAAVKSLKAHTKKKIRRILIF from the exons atGGATAAATTATACCAAGACCAACTAAGAGTATGGGGGGATATTcagaaattaacaaataactaCAAAAAGGACGGAGCAGATAGAAAAAGAAATCCCGACTACTTTCAAAGTCGACTGTTGCATTTGGAGGAATTATGGAACAAATTTCAATGCAACCATGACCGTATGCTTATAGAATATAGCCAGGATCATAAGTACTTTCAGGAAATGGAATATGAACAAAGCCAGGGATCATACCACTCAATAAAGGAAACATTGAGTCAGGCCTACCAGGACATTTTACTAAGAATGGAAAAGCCTAAGGCCAGCACTAGCGTTAGCGAGTTCGAGGAGCAAGGAACGTCTGAAAGACAAGAATCGGCCCAGCAACAACAAGGGTTTGGTATTAATACTATCAAGCAGAAGGGGTATTCCCAAAGGATTAAGGATCTGCTCTGCAAGCAGGAGGCATTTTTTAGGTCCTCCGATCACCGTTCAATTGAATGTGATATAGACGCCATTACGGAAAAATGGGAACTCGTGGCAGAATTAGAGGAAATGAGGTCGCGTTGGGACgcgatttataataatcacaTAGAAATAGACGCCGAGCTCGCGGGAACTTTCCCCGAatatcaagaaaaatattacgaaCAGGGAGCCATATATAGGCGCAAAAGGAAGgagataaataacaaattgcaCTCTATCACtccaaatgaaaaattaactcCCCGTATAGAAATACCTATATTTAACGGCAGTTTTGAAAAATGGGTATCATTCCGGGACTTATTTGAACAAGTTATCCACAAAAATTCAACCCTCTCTAACGCagaaaaaatgcaatatttaaaatcaaaattaagagAGGAACCAGAGAGGCTTATAAATCAATTGCAAGTTAGCAACGAGAATTATGACGCATGTTGGAAAATTATCACAAATAGATATgacaacaaaaaacatattttaacatcgTATCTAAATAGTTTTATGCAGCTTCcaaagattgaaaaggacaacCTGGGGCAAATTAAAAGACTTCACGATGTCACTTTGGAATGCTTGAATGGGCTCAAAAATTTGGGGATTTGTGTAGAGCATTGGGATACCATTATAGTTCATATTCTGTCTCAAAAACTAGATTACGACACCTATCAAGCATATATTGCATCACTAAAGCATCCAAAAGAGTTACCAGtgcttaaagatttaattgatttcctggaaaaaacatttactgCCTTGGAAACAACAAGCAACAAACCTCAGCAGAGTCTTGTTACAAAACATCAATATCGGTCTAATAATAAGCCGATCAACAATAAATTCGTGTCATCGCAAGTGAGTAATCGAGGCCATgacaatattgttaaaaacacgtactgtaaaatatgcaaaacAGCTAATCATGTCAcgtttaattgtaaatcttTTATAGCTATGAATCATAGAGAAAGGCTTGATACAGTTTTAGCATTACAGATATGTACTAATTGTTTATGTGACCACGAGGTCAAGGATTGTGTTTCACAAATCAGATGCAGAGTTTGTTATCAGAAGCATAATACAAGGTTACATAATGCATTAAATAGTTCGAATTCACCTAATCGCCCGTCTACAAACAGgcttcaatatcaaaatagtaattatacgAGGGAGCATTCAAAAAGGGTACATACGGCATCTAAGGATTTTTCAGAAGTCCTCTTAGCTACCGCAAAAATTAAAGTGTTAGGGGTTAATGGAAAGCCTTACCTCATGCGCGCACTTATTGACCAGGGGTctcaaatatcaataattagcGAAAAGGCAGCACAGTTGTTGAAACTAAAGAGGGAAGGCTGCAATGGTGTTATCTCAGGAGTGGGGGAAAACACACAACGAATCAAGGGTCAGGTTACACTGACCTGTACTTCTATCCATACTAactatacattaaaaacaagaGTTTTTATCATGAATAATTTAGTACACAAATTGCCAAATAACTCCTTTAATATGCCGTCATGGCCATATATCAAAGACATCGAATTGGCAGATCCCGAATTTAACAGAAGTAGTCAAGTAGACATATTATTTGGGGCCGATGTCTACGCCCAAATTATGATGAGTGGAATATTAAGAGGGGAAAATCTTTCACAACCAATAGCACAACAGACACGATTTGGATGGATCTTATGTGGAAAACTTAAGTCATATCAATGCaacataatactaaataacacTGAAgatttacagaaattttgggAAATAGAAGACATTGAAGAGTCCCCATCCGTCGTGTCCTCTGAAGACCAATATTGTCTTGAGTTGTATAAGAAAACAACACTGCGCCAAGCAAATGGAAAGTACAAGGTTCGACTTCCgctaaaagataattttaaggAAAGTTTAGGTCTGTCCAAACCAATGGCGGTAGCACAATTTCACAGCCTGGAACGGAAATTAGCGAAACAGCCAAAAACTGCAAGGCAATATAAGGATTTTATAAATGAGTATAAAGACTTAGGGCACATGTCTTTCATAGAAAACAAGGGTCCGGAGATTGGGTATTACTTACCTCATCATTGTGTTACCCGGGAACATTCGGAAACTACAAAGCTGCGTGTTGTATTCAATGGATCAGCAAAGACATCAACGGGACTTAGTTTAAACGACGTAATGTATACAGGTCCCAACCTACAACAAGACTTACAATCCCTTATATTAAAGTGGAGAAGATTCCGATATGTATACACCGCAGACGTggagaaaatgtttagaaatattGACATTTTTGAGTGCGATCGGAAAATGCAAAGAATTATTTGGCGAAATTCACAAGGTCGACCGTTACAGGAATATGAATTGACAACCGTAACGTATGGCACAAAAGCGGCGCCCTTTTTAGCCATGATGACTTTAAAACAGCTAGCTATGGATGAAAGACCTCGGTTTCCACGGGCAGCGGAAATCACAGAGCAGGCATTTTATACAGATGACTTAATATATGGGGCCCATTCTATAGAAGAAGGATGCAGCATGGTAACGGAGTTACAGGATTTGTTGCAGTCAGGGGGTTTTACTTTAAGAAAATGGGCTTCCAATGAACCAAGAATACTGAAAGAGATTtcggaaaaaattaaccgAGATCAAAACCAGcaaatatttacgtttaaagGAGAtcttatttcaaaaacattaGGGGTATACTGGAACCCGAAAGAAGACTGCTTTATGTTTCAATCGTCATTTGATTTCTCGAATAAGACGACCAAAAGAGCGCTTCTATCAGATATATCGAAGCTGTTTGACCCACTGGGTTGGTTAGCTCCTGCAATTACagctatgaaaataatttttcaagaaGTATGGAAGCAAAACATTAAGTGGGATGATCAAATCCCTACttctattttgaaaaaatggaagcaatttaaagaagaaatagaactaagtatttctaaaataaggATCCCGAGGTGGTTGCAAACTAGTCCGGACAGCACATTAGAGCTACATGGATTTTGTGATGCATCAAATAAAGCATATGCCGCAGTTATTTACTGTCGAATAAACAACAAGGTTTCATTGGTGGCAGCCAAAACAAAATTGGTACCCGTTAAAGGAAAAATCTCTATTCCGAGAGGTGAATTATGTGGAGCGGTTTTATTAACAAAgctgtttaataaagttaaagcaTGTTTagggtataataaaattaaatgttacggTTGGACGGATTCCATGGTAACCTTGGGGTGGATACAGGGACAGCCTGAGAAATGGAAGCCATTTGTAAGCAACAGAGTCAAGCAAATTGTTCAAGATATGCCGTCAAACACGTGGCGCTATGTTAAATCAGAGGAAAACCCCGCAGACTGCGCCAGTCGTGGTATTTCCGTCAAACAACTTGAAATGCACTCTTTATGGTGGAATGGTCCATCATGGCTTCCTTTATATAGGAATGACAAGGAAACTCAGTCATATTTTACGaaggaagaagaaaaaaatcaatatttagttaatatagtACAAGGTACAGATAACACAGTAAAGGGAATAATACAAAACTGCAGTAGTTTCTCACGGGCAATCAGGATAGTTGCTTGGATATTACGGcttttaccaagaaataaggATAAAAGGGAACGATACCTTACATTAGCTGAAGTCAAGGAAGCGAAACGGAAGATAATTCGCAACGTACAAGAAGACGACTTCTTCTATGAGATAGAAAAGTTGAGAAGAAAGGAGAGCATTAATAAAAGTACACTAATTGCATTGAATCCATATCTTGGACAGGATGGCCTTCTTCGTGTGGGGGGAAGGTTGCGAAATGCCTTCATTAGTAAAGACATGCAACATCCCATTATAATTTCACATACTGGTAGGCTGACTGACTTAATAATAGACCAAGCGCATAAGCTTACCTTTCATGGCGGCCCTCGCCTAACATTATCACTTATCAGACAGAAGTACTGGATTTTGGGCGGTAATAGAGCAGTAAAGAGGCAATTGAGATTATGTGTAACATGTGTTAAAAACAACCCTCGGATGCAATATCAAATAATGGGCGACTTGCCCGAAGCTCGGTGTAATCCGGCGCGACCCTTTAAGCATACTGGAGTTGACTTCACGGGATATATCCTAATAAAAAGTAGCAAAGGACGAGGAATCAAGTGCACAAAAGGTTACATAGCCGTATTTATATGCATGGCTACAAAGGCAGTGCATTTAGAAGTAGTATCTGATTTAACCACCTCGGCCTTTCTAGCAGCATTGAAAAGAATGGCGGCCCGAAGAGGGACTCCGGAACATATTTATAGTGATAATGGCACAAATTTTATTGGTGCCAATCGTGTACTTGACTCCGGGTATGACGAATTAAAACGAGTATTCGCAGAAGAACAATTTGCCACCACAATTACGGATATGGAAATAAACTGGCATTTCAATGCACCTGCATGGCCCTCTGCTGGCGGATTATGGGAAGCAGCTGTTAAAAGCTTAAAGGCTCATACAAAGAAG AAGATCCGGAggatattaattttctaa